The nucleotide window CACCACTTCAGAGCTAGAAGAGATCGACGGGATCTTCAGAAGACGTCAAAGCTGAGAGAGCTGGGAGCGAGGGACATGGCAACGGATGAAGAGATCTATAGGATCAAGTCGATGCAAGATGAGAAAAAGTCGTTGGGCGAAAAAGTGTCAAGTAAGGAGGAAAAATTTGCGACAGTAGCGCTGAGCAGGTCTTCCGCAATCAACAGCCAGAACACGGACATAGAGGAGGCCGGTGGTGAGGACGTGGATCCCGAGGAAGGGCATTACAGGGACACCAAAGTCAAGAGGGCATTGAAGCAGAGACACCTTGGAATGATTGCTCTTGGGGGCACTATTGGAACTGGTCTTTTTGTCGGTATAGCGACGCCTCTGCACAACGCGGGACCCGTGGGGACCTTGATTGCGTATCTGTTCATGGGTACGGTGGTGTATTTCGTCACGCAGTCGCTGGGGGAAATGGCAACGTTCATACCGGTGACGTCGTCGATCACGGTATTTTCCCGGAACTTTCTCTCGCCAGCCTTCGGTGTGGCCAACGGCTACATGTATTGGTTTAACTGGGCGATCACGTTTGCCGTTGAAATATCGGTTGTGGGACAAGTTATCCAGTATTGGACCATGAGCGTACCTTTGGGAGCATGGATTGCAATCTTTTGGGTCTTTGTTTCGCTTTTAAACTTTTTCCCAGTTAAAGTTTACggtgaaattgaattttggGTTGCGTTTGTTAAAGTTGTGGCCATTGTTGGTTATTTGATATATGCGTTGGTCATTGTCTGCGGTGGCTCTAGTGAGGGTCCGATCGGGTTCCGCTATTGGAGGAATCCTGGACCTTGGGGGCCCGGCATTATTACCTCGAAAACGGGCGAAGGGAGATTTTTAGGTTGGGTTTCTTCCTTAATTAATGCTGCATTCACCTATCAAGGAACAGAGTTGGTTGGTATCACGGCTGGTGAGGCTGACAATCCAAGAAAATCTGTTCCAAAGGCTATCAACAATGTCGTACTCAGAATTGCTTTGTTCTACATTTTGTCGATTTTCTTTGTAGGTCTACTGGTACCTTACAATGATCCAAGGTTGTCCGATTCCTCTGCTATAATTGCAGCATCGCCTTTTGTTATCTCCATTGAAAATGCCGGTACAAGAGCTCTACCCGATATTTTTAATGCAGTGGTTATGATCACGATCATTTCAGCAGCAAACTCAAACGTTTATGTCGGATCTCGTGTGTTATATGCTTTGGCACAAAGTGGCAATGCTCCAAAACAGTTTTCTTATGTCACAAAACAGGGTGTTCCCTATTTGGGCGTAATTGCAACTATGCTTCTCGGTCTACTTGCATTTTTAGTTGTCAACAACAATGCCAACACAGCGTTCAATTGGCTAATAAATATCTCCACTCTGGCTGGTTTATGTGCATGGCTATTTATATCGTTTGCGCATATAAGGTTCATGCAAGCACTAAAGTATCGCGGTATATCCCGTGACGATTTGCCTTTTAAAGCTAAATTTATGCCTTGGGGTGCATATTATGCTGCTTTCTTTGTTACAATAATTATTTTTATCCAGGGTTTCACTGCATTTTCACCTCATTTCGATGTATCAGAGTTTTTTACAGCCTACATTTCATTGATCCTCCTGGTAGTCCTTTTCTTGGGTTGCCAATTGTACTATAGATGCAGATTTATTTGGAAGgttgaagatattgacATCGATAGCGATAGACGAGAAGTTGAAGCCATTGTTTGGGAAGATGAAGAACCTAAAAAATTCTGGCAAAAACTCTGGGCTGTAATCGGCTAAATGCGTAATCCACCTATGTTGATGGATTTCCATCATTGGCTTTGCTATAAGATGCAAATGTAGTCTTTGATGTCTGATAAAGATCGATTCATATCGAATTCTAAAATAAATGTACTAAAAGTCTTGGATTAATAAATAGAGTGTAGATAGAGTTAAAAAATTAATGGAAATATGGTAGAATAGCACACATTGGCTACCTGACAGATGACAAAGGGGTCCAAATGTTCACAACGTCAGACTGATAACTGTGAAATGTTATATGTCGCTCATTTGATATCACATATGACGACTTTCTTCATTTAGTGTTGGTTCGGTTTAGTAGCATTTCGCGCTGAGGCACCTTTAGCGAAAAGCATGTAGGGCTACTGGTAAATCTGACTATACCAATCATTTGACGGCAGGTTGCAACTACATTGGCGCCCGATTGCAATCTCCGATTGTTCATATAGTACATCTCCTGGTGACAAGAGATCTCGAGCCTCTGGTGCCAACCACACCTTCTATATCACAATGAGTAGCGGGCCAAATGATAATGCCAAGGATCTCAATGATTTAGTGACAAATCGAATGAACCAGGTCCTCCTTAAACACTGTAGCTCACCtaacttttcaatttacaACTGTATTGAGCTACTGTGTAAACATGCAGATAATATTGGAATACACTTTTACCTATGCCAAAAACTGTTGACATTTCCTCACTCTGAATTACAGTTTTATATTCCCCAATTAGTGCAGGTATTATTAACTGTCGAAACAGAATCTATGGCTCTGGAAGAGTTGATActggaattgaaaaacgaGAACCCCCATTTTGCTCTTCTGACTTTTTGGCAATTGCAAGCATTGCTTGCTGATTTATCGACGGACCCTAAATCCTATGGATTTCAAGTAGCTAGAAGAGTTTTGAACAATCTTCACTCTTCTTTATTCAATACAGCTACTGCAGATGAcgaaaataaaatcaagAGAATAAATGAGAATGTGGGGCCGGGTTTATTATTGGCCTCAATGGTCATGTCATCAATTGCATTACCGCAACTAGGAGGGATGACGAGACCTCTGGTTGATTCACAGGGAAAGAGGCAAAAAGCTTTTGTGTTTAAATTagcaaaaaatgcaatgaaagatttgagaaaaaatattactttgaaaaataccATTCTAAATACTAAAAATACTCATGTGCCCTCTAGAAACAAAGATTTAGAGCTCCCAGAATCACCGGTTGATCTCATTGATTCGACGAAAACAAGGGAAGATGCGCTTTTCAAGAAACCAAAACATTTAGAGACTgatttaaattttgatattgtgGATGACGTGGGAGAGCAATTATTCCAAGATAGAATATCGAATTCTATAAAGTTGCCAAAGAGAAGATCAAAGTATTTGGATGATTCCTACGTGCATAGAACCTATGAATCTGTCTCATTGTCATCGTCCCCAAGACAAAGCATAAGCTCCATGATACAGAGACCAACGTATGGAAGTGCGGTGTATGAGGAGAGCCTTTTAAATGTTGACCAATTTACTAGTTCAATGCCCGACTTACATGATGTACAACCATCTAGGTCGCGTACATctttatctttttcagaGAAGAAATCAGATGATACACGCTCTAACTCTCAGCCGCCTTCACTAGCAGACGGTTTCGTTAAGCTTTCTGCAGTCACTTCAGATCTAGATCGCATACAGGATATGGACGTATCTCAAATGACAacgaaaatgaagatcAAGATATTGAAAGCAAATTACTTCCGCTGTGAAACCCAGTTTGCCATTGCATTAGAGAGCATCTCTCAAAGATTAGCACAAGTTCCGACGGAAGCTAGATTCAGCGCATTGCGTGCCGAATTATCCTTATTGAATAGTGACTTACCAGCAGAAGTTGATATCCCAACTCTATTACCTCCAAACAGGAAAGGAAAATTACACAGACTTGTATTAATTACGGCAAATGAAGCTCAAGTGTTGAATTCAGCCGAAAAAGTTCCATATTTATTGCTGATAGAGTACCTCAGAGATGATTTCGATTTTGATCCCACCAGTGAAGAAAACCAAGAGATACTCAGACGTAAACCGAATGCAAAAAGTTTCATATTTGACCTAAACGACATAAGCAGGATAAAAAACAGAGGAAGTGAATTTGAGCTCGAGTCAACAATATTGACTTCAACCTCCGAATCAAATACAGTTGCGTCACGTCCAGCAAGCCCGTTAATAAACAACTTCACTTTCCAAGAACCAGCGAAAAAGGGTGGAAAAGAGATGGATTTGGGAGACATGTCAATGATACGGGTTAAAAACCAGACTGATGCAGAAGCATATAGAGAATCGCTCGTGCTCCAGAGTGCAACAAAAATACCTGTAATACCAAGAGATTCTGAGCAAAGAGCACCTGAACTGAGTTTTGTCGCTACCCTAGAAGATGCTATTGTCCCCCGTGCTGAAACAAGAAACTTTCAAGATAAAACAGTTGAACTGGCTAACGAAATGCGTATTTCGGCTGTAATGCTTGC belongs to Zygotorulaspora mrakii chromosome 1, complete sequence and includes:
- the LYP1 gene encoding lysine permease (similar to Saccharomyces cerevisiae LYP1 (YNL268W); ancestral locus Anc_1.84), producing MATDEEIYRIKSMQDEKKSLGEKVSSKEEKFATVALSRSSAINSQNTDIEEAGGEDVDPEEGHYRDTKVKRALKQRHLGMIALGGTIGTGLFVGIATPLHNAGPVGTLIAYLFMGTVVYFVTQSLGEMATFIPVTSSITVFSRNFLSPAFGVANGYMYWFNWAITFAVEISVVGQVIQYWTMSVPLGAWIAIFWVFVSLLNFFPVKVYGEIEFWVAFVKVVAIVGYLIYALVIVCGGSSEGPIGFRYWRNPGPWGPGIITSKTGEGRFLGWVSSLINAAFTYQGTELVGITAGEADNPRKSVPKAINNVVLRIALFYILSIFFVGLLVPYNDPRLSDSSAIIAASPFVISIENAGTRALPDIFNAVVMITIISAANSNVYVGSRVLYALAQSGNAPKQFSYVTKQGVPYLGVIATMLLGLLAFLVVNNNANTAFNWLINISTLAGLCAWLFISFAHIRFMQALKYRGISRDDLPFKAKFMPWGAYYAAFFVTIIIFIQGFTAFSPHFDVSEFFTAYISLILLVVLFLGCQLYYRCRFIWKVEDIDIDSDRREVEAIVWEDEEPKKFWQKLWAVIG
- the PIK1 gene encoding 1-phosphatidylinositol 4-kinase (similar to Saccharomyces cerevisiae PIK1 (YNL267W); ancestral locus Anc_1.85), which encodes MSSGPNDNAKDLNDLVTNRMNQVLLKHCSSPNFSIYNCIELLCKHADNIGIHFYLCQKLLTFPHSELQFYIPQLVQVLLTVETESMALEELILELKNENPHFALLTFWQLQALLADLSTDPKSYGFQVARRVLNNLHSSLFNTATADDENKIKRINENVGPGLLLASMVMSSIALPQLGGMTRPLVDSQGKRQKAFVFKLAKNAMKDLRKNITLKNTILNTKNTHVPSRNKDLELPESPVDLIDSTKTREDALFKKPKHLETDLNFDIVDDVGEQLFQDRISNSIKLPKRRSKYLDDSYVHRTYESVSLSSSPRQSISSMIQRPTYGSAVYEESLLNVDQFTSSMPDLHDVQPSRSRTSLSFSEKKSDDTRSNSQPPSLADGFVKLSAVTSDLDRIQDMDVSQMTTKMKIKILKANYFRCETQFAIALESISQRLAQVPTEARFSALRAELSLLNSDLPAEVDIPTLLPPNRKGKLHRLVLITANEAQVLNSAEKVPYLLLIEYLRDDFDFDPTSEENQEILRRKPNAKSFIFDLNDISRIKNRGSEFELESTILTSTSESNTVASRPASPLINNFTFQEPAKKGGKEMDLGDMSMIRVKNQTDAEAYRESLVLQSATKIPVIPRDSEQRAPELSFVATLEDAIVPRAETRNFQDKTVELANEMRISAVMLAQLDKSPQEISDTANQIRAKIIASMKEVQDKFGYRDLEAIHGTAGERKLENDLKTGGIDTSYLGEDWITKKERIRKTSEYGHLENWDLCSVIAKCGDDLRQEAFACQIIQAMAQIWTKEKVDVWVKKMKILITSANTGLVETITNAISVHSIKKSLTKKMIEDGNLDEKGVIASLNDHFIRAFGDTKSFKYKRAQDNFASSLAAYSVICYLLQIKDRHNGNIMVDNEGHLVHIDFGFMLSNSPGSVGFEAAPFKLTYEYAELLGGLQGEPYRKFVMLVKDAYKALRKHAEQIVSMCEIMQKDNMQPCFNAGGETSVQLKQRFHLELSDTECDEFVENYLVGKSLGSIYTRLYDQFQLTTQGIYS